Genomic window (Diabrotica undecimpunctata isolate CICGRU chromosome 6, icDiaUnde3, whole genome shotgun sequence):
aggtaatttgaaaaaggtatttgttattacgaagtcttcactttggcaaaattgaatcaatcgatctcctctgtcatttctgtttccaagcccatattttcctacttgttctcctaccttacgtagacccaccttggcattaagatcgcccattaatatgttaatgtatggaaagactgacttaataagtgaagacaaacaacctgcaacaaaaaggttcagacctgacagtgaagtcgaataagtGAACCAAATTtcaacttttaaaccaatgtatgtaaagaaaataaaaaaagtaaagttcaataaacattgcaaaatttaataaggcacgtgatgaaaaaatcgacttattttattaaagcagTAAGGCaaattagattaatattgtatatcatatttgtaagaaaaatagaataaaaatcaatattgttaattataaaaatacaaacaattataattaatataaggaatataatgtgTACCTATGTGTAATATAAtgaattacctgaaatttaatttataaaatatataagtattattacatcattgatataaaatgaaaaaacatatgttgattttccgggattttccgagatttatggggggtgaaaattatgtcatcattattattactgcgacagactattcgagcaaattaaaaaaaataagtatttaggatgaatttcaaatggactcaatttttccgagttttcccatatttcccatccagtgaaaactatgtagttattcatatttcgacgagctaccccagaataaatgaaatgaagtcgaataaatgaaccaaattttaacttttaaaccaatgtatgtaaagaaaataaaaaaagtaaagttcaataaacattgcaaaatttaataaggcacgtgatgaaaaaatcgacttattttattaaagcagTAAGGCaaattagattaatattgtatatcatatttgtaagaaaaatagaataaaaatcaatattgttaattataaaaatacaaacaattataattaatataaggaatataatgtgTACCTATGTGTAATATAATgcattacctgaaatttaatttataaaatatataagtattattacatcattgatataaaatgaaaaaacatatgttgattttccgggattttccgagatttatggggggtgaaaattatgtcatcattattattactgcgacagactattcgagcaaattaaaaaaaataagtatttaggatgaatttcaaatggactcaatttttccgagttttcccatatttcccatccagtgaaaactatgtagttattcatatttcgacgagctaccccagaataaaaaaaagaggcttgcagctgcaaaggaagccgagataatgtaaatttttcctacgtgttgcaatttgaagttccgatgccgaaaacaaaaaacggagctgaaacagatatcctctccactttcctttGTCGATCtttgtcgatctttcgaaagtaccgtcgtttcgaaaaattatataaattttatagctacatataagtttcaatatacagtttagattttcattcaaaatttgtgcaaattttacttcttaatgtttataaacaatggagatacgattttttaaaaatagtcactaatttcgttcctattggtcatagaaggttttttattttttaatgtgagctttgttaCCAGCTTTCCAATaattgtacgtacaagtctgtagcttgaaaaatatagaagttattacaattgtttataagtagaaaacatacccctttttcaaacgtttattttgtaaataatttcgatgaaaactcaatatgcatttaacttctgagatagtctaagtcttaaagaatcctatgaaatttgctaaatgtgtctagcatcatgcatagggcaagctgaatagtttaaataattagcctcagggataaacaaattaaataacttataaaatatttgactaatcagggggaaatttcgcacaaatctaaaagatggtaattccttgatgtttaaatgtattaataccatttcattttgttaataaaatttataaattagtgcaacaaaactttttttttgcaaatatctctgtaaattatttatcaattttaattaaaaaaacgggaaaataaagatattcttgacataaaaaaatgacataaatattgttcatttaaaatataagggaaaataattatagacaaaaaatcaaattgtgaccataaattattgcttaaaaaaaaacgcaaggtaaaactaggagtatcttttcatctattcatcatctagtatcccccacctatgtcttaaaagcttcagatatctgcgaaacattttccaccttttttttaatcAGACTGGGCTATATCGTTAGGTCCTAAGTTTAGCATTGAACTACGGTTAGGTTGTGATTCTCCTATTAAACCGCTTTTATCAGATATTGGTTTTATATCATCATTTATTCCGGATCCTGATTGTAGAAATATTGCAACTGCTAGATCGATTAACATAATCACTAATAACTCGTTTAAATGTAGGAGTTCCCCTTTTCTCCTACAAAGTCTCTTTGAAGAAACTAAACGCTTCCTCCAATCTCACCCTGAGTTAGTAGTGACTCAATCTGACAAAGGTAATCTTACCGTAGTAACGATGAAAGATGATTACTTTAAACTTTCTCAAGAGATTCTTAATCAGGATTCATCCTATATAACCCTCCCTAGTGATCCAACTagcaatattcaaaataaatctaatgcCCTAATAAAACGCCTTTGGCAACAGAAACAAATTGATTTGAACACAAAAAAGAGACTCTCATCCTATAAAAGTGTTAACCTTAACATGAAACATCCTTAACTATGAAACCTAAATTTTTTTCCATAGGCTCACCAACTGAACATATTGCAGGCTTTCTCACCAATATTTTGACCAAAGCTTATGATTCAAATAATGATTACTACATCAGAGATTCTTTCCAAGTTATTGAGTTATTTAACAGAACTGTCTTACCACACAATTATGTTCTCGTTACTCTAGATGTGGTCTCCCTCTTCAGTAATGTTTACTTAAATGCCGTTCTCCTATCTATTCATAAACATTGGAATAAAATTTCGCAAGTATGTAGCATCGATTACGATATGTTTATTGAGATGATAGTATTCTTGTTTAATTCCACTTGCTTCTTTTTCAAgaacaaatattataaacaagCCTTTGGCACTCCTATGGGAGCAAATATCTCTCCAATTCTAGCTACATACGTAACGGATGATCTGTTGGATATCTTTTTCCAGGTTGTTCCTTTCAACGTTCCTTTCAACGTTCCTTTCAACGTTCCTTTCATTAAAAAGTATGTTGATGACATTATTATGTCGTGCCCACAAGGTTTAGAAACTGAGCTCTTGACATTTTCAATAGCTATGACCCCCACATTCAATTTACTCTTGAAACAGAGGATCAAAACCAATCTGTTCCTTTTCTCGACACAATGTTCACCAGAGAACTGGGTAACATCATTACAATTGATTGATATAGAAACAAGTGTAACTCTGGAAGatatctcaactaccactcttaccaGAAGTCAAGCATGAAAATTAATCTAGTAAAACAAATGAACACAAGAGTTTCTAAACTAGCTGACCCTGTTTTTAGAAAGAAGAATCCTTTTAAAGTTGTTTCTAGATAACTCTCACCCCGAATCCTTACTTAGGAAAATCATCTTTAACAGATCCTCTATAATACTCAACACACAAGTAAACCCCTTcccaaaatacaggtgctatgaaagttagctctgattcctgctcactgactaacaatatttctaataaaaagaagtttaattctttgtaagtaggtatatttaaaaaacccttagaagggctacattaaaataacaatcgttttcggaataataattccatcatcaggttaaaaacctaaaataagtataaaccatttaattaaacaAACGTGATttaaatgttgactaaggttaaaaaacaaaatgcttatacttacaggttaacatgcctgagccaccaaaatattagggtaaaaccctttaaaGAAGTTAAAGTTgccaaaaaatgtacatattgttGTTAAAAGTGAGGTATGTTtaagattatattagatttaacttcaggcaacatataaccatgtCTCAGgtgagtaccagcgtccggagggtagacctcttcaaacggacttcagctggcaactgattgacaagatacctaTGAACGGTATCGAAAACAGAATGTCAATGCACCATGGAACAGTGTTAGTTATACATAATATTCCTGCAGCCTACCAATTTAAAATCTTTAGTGATGTTAAAAATGATACCAGCAATCCAAGGGTtgggatttaaaattttttgattttttaaattttggtatAAGAGATGTAAAATTACCGATGGAGGTAAAGGACACGTTTAAGAGAATGATGTATGCATTAGGCAGCCTATGTTACTCTTTGTCGTATttagtgtggtctaaaaggtgtatttGTGACTGATTAGCTTAGATATATGATATTGCCATTTATGTTGGATCACATCTAGGACAAGGTAAAATTGAATTGTACATATTTGTAGCTAATATAAGACctcatttttaaatgaaattgtttttgACTGCTCGTATGGTAAAAGGTTTATATAAGTGGGCCCAACAAATTGACTAAAgattaaaaatcttccggctgtaaattcaaaatgttttatttgaCTTCAATTCCacagttttagttcatttgacctatgtagttataaaatatcataatatGACTTTCAACAAAcgtcattttatgtttttataacttttcatgtttttcattattcattcatttttaaatcagtcaatggttgatcttttgcAGCACTCAAATAAactttaaattgtatttttttaaatttactgacTGATTATTTGACTATTTTTTCTCATGTTAACATGGCTTGCTAACTATTCCAATCTCAACACTTAGTAACTAAAAGTGGGCGGCTGCAAATAGCGTCTGTGTCCAGAGTATCGACTAAAATACAAACcagagaaggcaacgggaaaccactctgGTATATATTTCCCAAGAAAACTACAATGAAAGCACAAACAGAAATGGCCCCTAGTCCCCGGCAGATCTTAGATGATCAAGGGGTGTGAAGAATCCCCGGGAGGAATagcctaaatattttaaatacaaactttAAGATTGCAACATAGAACGTTAGAAGTCTGTTCGAATCAGGAAAACTAGCAAATGCATGCCACGAAATGAAACGTTTAGGGTTGCAGATATTGGGTTtgagtgaagttagatggccAGGTTCAGGTAAAGTTAAAACCATGAACAAAACTTTCTATTACTCGGGTAATAATGATCCGGTTCATCGTAACGGGGTTGGAgtaattttagaagacaaatataacaatgccGTCACAAACTTTGTGCCATTTTCGGACCAATGTCTTCTTATTCAACTATCCGGAAAGCCAATAAATAATAACATCATTCAAACCTATGCCCCTACGGCCGATAAACCCATAGAAGAGCTAGAAGCGTGGTATGCTGAcgtagaaaaacttataaagatgaccaaaaaacgagacctaacatttatcttaggtgactttaatgctaagttaGGTAGAGGAAAAGTTTCTGGATTGATTGGAGACTTCGGACTTGGGGCAAGGAACGACAAAAGAGAGAGAATGACAGAATTCTGccaacaacacaacatggtagcgacaaatacatggtttaaattacaccctcgcagattgtacacttggacttcaccacaacacaatgaaaacagagtaatccgtaaccaaatagattacatattggtcaacaaaagatatcacaatgcaatcatcagtgcaaaaacatatcctggaactgacatcaattccgatcataatcctgttgttgcaaaagttcgcgcaagatggaaactaataaagaaacaaaaacctcaacaccaactattagacatccaattattgaaaaacgacaccatacatcagacagtaaataaagaattaaacaaaaatttaggaaatatcgaccacaatagaattagcgagtacgatgacataaacgttctgtggaaaactattaaagaacaaatgaacaatgtaacggaaaaacatctaaaagtaacacctagaaataacaaacaggaatgaATGACAgaagaaattttacaattaatgaacaaacgaagagaatccaaagaaaaaatgacaaggacggagaatacaaaagactaaatagaataattcgaaaaaaaataaccgaagcaaaagagaaatggctggaaacaaaatgcgtggaaatagaagaactacaacaaaggcacgatttttttaatttacataaaaaggtaaaagagtttacatcgactaccaagagaacgacttttcacaccatgctgaacacggatggcaaactgctagaatcaacggaagacaaactgaaagaatgggaaaactatattaaaattctttttcacgacatacgagaagaaccaagattggaaaataacaacgaagggccaacaattctgaaatcataaatgcaattaatcatcatcattcaatcttcgcttatccactgctggacatagatctccctcataattttccatctatttcgatcttgtgcctcttgcatccaattcctatgacaacgttttagatcgtcagtccaacgtgttggtggacgacctctgcaattaatcattttaaaacaaataaaagcccaggtccagacggaatatacccagaaacgttaaaattaatcagcgaagaaaatatcgaaatatttgtccttttattcaatcgcatttatgatacaggtaaaataccccaagattggctggagtcaatattcatcccactaccaaaaagccaaacccacaacactgcaatgagttccgtctgataagccttatgagtcatgcagtaatagtcctactaaaaatcgtacataatcgtattgtatagaaagtgcgaaaaaatcatcggagacgatcagtttggattcagagccggcatgggaacgagagaagccctgtttagtttactagttctcgcccaaaaatgctacgaccaacagaaagatatatttatatgctttatagacttcgaaaaagcatttgatagagtaagacactacctactattagaacgtttgcaagaagtcggtttagatggaaaagacatcaaatttttaaaaaacttgtactggaaccaaaacgccagagttaggatcgaaggttccacatccgcagaagtagaaattaggaggggagttagacaaggatatgttctgtcgcctctgctgtttaatctttactccgagtttctatttaaagaagcattggaggattccaaggatggagtcaaggtgaatggcgtaaatatcaacagtatcagatacggaagaagacgcatttcctggcttcaaaatttacgaaagtggtataacacgactaccactgaactgttccgcgctgcaataaataaagtaaagatagccgtgatgatcgccaacatccggaacggataggcactttaagaagaagacgtaggtctacaacgactcatcgacaagaccaactcgacctttgagcaatttggtatgaaaataaacattaaaaaaaccaaagtgatgtcaatccgaaaaaaccaaaacgtacctcaaccttgcacaataaatgggcacgttttagaacaggtcaatagatttaagtacctgggatgttggatcgatagcagcctaaatcctgatctagaaataagatcgagaatagaacaggccagaaaatctttcgaaaaaataaaaaaacttgttgGGAATTTATCTTTATTGTACAGCCAGCAATTGACGGATTTGtagtttactgtttttatttgcgaaaaccaaattcaaattctgttctcttgctgtctgctaaaattatttaaatttttccctaATCGGTGACacgtttattttctgacgtttttattCTCTTTGACATAGTCTATAGAACAGTAGCAACGGAAAATTTTGGGTAACATGatagaacttaaaattaactaaatacattgtataaataacaaatattcgtAACACTCCCACCCGGTATAGTTCTATGCAAAAGAGAAACTGTACCACTTATTTTTCATCATCTTTTTAGTCTCCATTTATTAGTATTACTGCTAATTTTATAACAGGACGTTCAGATattccattttttgtttgaacTATTGCTCGTCGCACTTGCCCATCAGATGATTTTTTAACTTCAATTACCTTACCGTTTGGCCAATTGCATCTTGGTAAATCTTTATCACATATAATTACAATATCGCCCTATTTAATTGGTACAACTTGTTTATGCCATTTTGCCCGAAGTAGTAGTTCAGGTATGTATTCAGAAATAAAGCGTCGCCAACATTTATTTGCAAATTGCTCTCtgtacaaataattaaatttaaatactttaacaTCTTCGTTTAAAAATCCAATTGGTTTATCTCCGTTTGAAGATCCAATTAGAAAATGATTTGGGGTTAGAGATTCAGATTCTTCAGATTCTATTGGAAGATAAGTAAGTGGTCTTGAGTTTACTATGTTTTCTGCAGCTATGAGACAACTATAAAGTAATTGGTCAGTAGGGTTCCTGCTTGGTAAAGAATCATATAACGAAATTTTAACCGCTTTCACTAGGCGCTCCCAGGCTCCACCCATATGTGGGGAAAGGGGTGCGTTGAAGTGAAATTTTAGCTCTGGGCTAATCAGTGAATTGGCTATTAATTTACTGTCAACCTTTTGCAGTTCTTCTTTCAATACTCGTTCAGCTGCAATGAAATTCGTACCTCGATCACAATATATATGCCTTGGTCGTCCTCTTCTGTTAATAAAATTTGTCAAACACAGTATAAAACTGTCCACATCTAGTTTGTAAGCTACTTCGAGATGGACTGCTCTAGTCGTGAGACACGTAAATAAAGCTCCCCATCTTTTCTCCGTCCGTCTTCCAACAGTTACATTTATTGGACCAAAATAATCCATGCCAGTATGTGTAAACGGAGCAGTAAATGTTGCAAGTCTACATGGCGGTAGAGGTGACATTTCTGGTGGTTTTGGCTTAGCAAATTTGACCTTGCAATTTTGACAATTGGTCCTAATCTTTTTAACTAGTTGTCTGAGTTTTGGtatataaaatttttgtcttATCTCATTTACTACAATTTCATGATTTCTATGGTGATATCTTTTGTGATAGTCTTCAATAATTAGTAAAGTTAAACGACTTCCTCTTGGTAAAATTATTGGCCTTTTTGTTTCTGAAATAACATCTCTAGCTTCATCTAATCTTCCTCTTATACGAAGTAAACCATCTTCATCCAGATATGGCGATAATTTATATAAACTGTTTGATGTATTAACTATTTTCTCTAAGCTACCAGAATTattagtttttaattgttttatttcatttttgaaatattcacATTGAGTttgctttattaaaatatttctagcACCTAAAAGTTCTTCCGAAGTTAATATTCCTTTAGGCTCTTCAGATTTCATCAATTTTGCATAaacaattcttaaaaatcgaaaCATATATGCAGTTgctcttaaaattctattaaattgaCTGAATCTTTCAAAATCTATTAAACGTGGACTATTAAATTTTAATTCATGACTGGTTAAAATTTCCTCCGGTTTTTCCTTTTTAAGGGTGATGTCTGGAGGCCAACTGTTTTCTAATTGATACAGAAAATCAGGACCTTTAAACCAACACCTGGTGTTTTTCAAATTGGGACGTTTCGTCCATTTAGTAGCTTCGTCGGCTATGTTATTCTTAGTAGGTACATATCTCCAATGTGATATCATTGAGTTTTGTTGAATTTCGGCCACTCTGTAAGCAACATACTTTGGTAATTTTCTTGGGTCTTCATCTCTTAACCAGCTTAAAACTGTTGAAGAATCTGTCCAATAAACAATGTTGTGCACAGTTATGGAAAGATGTTGACAAAGGCTTTTAGCAAACCTTGAACCCATTACCGCACCATTAAGTTCCAATCGaggaatagtttgtggttttaatGGTGCTACATGTGTTTTCGCTCCAATCAAAGTACACTCTATGACATCTTTTTTCATTATTCTTAGATATGCCACACAAGCGCTTGCGTGTTCGCTGGCATCTACAAAAATGTGCATTTGCGTATTGGTATCCTTTCAGTTTTCGAGTTTATCAAGAAAATATCTTGGAATTGAAACTTTCTCTATTTCTGGAAGCTGTTTTAACCAAACAAGCCATTTTTGAAACTATTCATTGGTTATTGGTTGATCCAAAGAAATGTTACTCCTCCATATTTCCTGTAAAAGAATCTTCACATAAATCAAAAAGTTTGCTAACAAACCTAAAGGGTCATATACAGACATTAAGATTTGTAAAATTTCTCGCTTTGTTGGCTTTCTTAATCCACTTAAAACATCTTTCATTCctttattacattttaaattgaaaataaaattatctccCTTTACATCCCACCACATTCCTAGAACCTTTTCCATGCTCTTATTGTTTCCTATATCTAGGTTGACTTCCTCGTTATTTCCGTGGGTGTtcatgatttttaattttttagagtTTGATCTCAAGTTTCTTATTTCAAAATTTCCGCTGGCGTGAATTAAGGCAATTTCTTTTTCTAATTGGATGGCTTCATCCTCAGTGTCTGTTGATTCTAAGAGATCATCGACATAATGATTCTTTACTATGGAATCAACAGCGCTAGGATATTCTACGCTAAATTTCTTCGCATTAGTGTTTTTAACAAACTGTGCACAACTGGGTGAGCAGGTAGCCCCGAAGGTCATCACAGTCATGACATAAACTTCCAAAGGATTATCAGAGCTACCATTGCGCTACAAGAATCGTTGTGCATGTTGATCTTCTTCTATTATACCTACACGAAGAAACATTTCCTTGATGTCTCCAGAAAAGCCAATCTTTCTTTCACGAAATCGTAGGAGGACGCCTAATAAAGAAGCAAGTTGGTCATCTCCTTTTAATAACATAGAATTTAAGGATATTCCCTGTACGGTTGCTGCTGCATCCCAAACTAATCTGAATTTGTCAGGTTTATAAGTATTAAAGGCCGGAAATATGGGAAGATACCATGTTTTTTCTTGATGCTCTAAGAGTTCTTGTTCTGACAGTTTTCTAATATATTTCTTTTCTAGAAAATCTTGAATTTGTTGATTAATTTTGGTACCTAGTTCtggatttttcttaatttttctctCTATACACTCCAGTCTTTGAATAGCCATGGGTTTACTATTAGGGAGTTTCAAGTTGTCGTATTTCCAGAGTAATCCAATTTTATATTGGTTACCAATTTGAACTAGGGTACTTTCTTGTATACGAATAGCCCTATCTAATTCTTTGGAAACAGACGGTTTAATATTTTGAACTCCAAGGCTTTCAACTGAAAAGAAATCTTTTACACTATTAAAGAGTTCTTGGTTAGTAATGCTTTCAGAACTACATTCGCAAATGTGGTACGAGTAGTTTATTTCCACATCGTTATTTGAGAACATTGCAAAAATGGTCCAACCTAACCTGGACTTTGCAGCTATCGGTTGAAGTTCTAGACCTTCCTTCACTCGAAGTGGTAACGCCAAGTCCCAGTTATCTAAGCCTATCAAGATCTGAGGAACAGCGTTCTTATATGATTTTAAAGGCAAGTTTTTTAGATAGGGAAAGCTTTCTTTAATTGCCTTTGCACCGAGAGTTTGTTTTGGAAGGCCTAATTTTCTTACCGTTCTGGCTGGTCGGTGGTCAAATTCTTTGGCCCCATTATAATCACCAGCAAtagaaaaaaatactttttcggACGCATCTTCTAAGCGTTGTTGGTTTCCGGTCCATTTTAAGCAAAGTTGTTCTGGGTTTCCtattatatttagttttttagCAATACTTTCTTCTAACAAAGTAACGGAAGACCCTTCATCTAGAAAGGCAAATATAGTTACCTCCCTACTTCCATTTCTTAAAACAACGGGAAGTATTCGAAAGCGTGTTCCTTGATGTGCATTACTTTCTTCATCTGCAGATAAGAGGTGCGATTCTACTGTTTGCATACTGCTTTCCTTTTTGATAAGCTTTGTACTTTTATTGGATACTTGTTCTGAAAATTCATGAAGAAGAGGATGATGCTTGTTTTGGCATTCTTCTTTGTTGCATTTTA
Coding sequences:
- the LOC140444493 gene encoding uncharacterized protein, encoding MHIFVDASEHASACVAYLRIMKKDVIECTLIGAKTHVAPLKPQTIPRLELNGAVMGSRFAKSLCQHLSITVHNIVYWTDSSTVLSWLRDEDPRKLPKYVAYRVAEIQQNSMISHWRYVPTKNNIADEATKWTKRPNLKNTRCWFKGPDFLYQLENSWPPDITLKKEKPEEILTSHELKFNSPRLIDFERFSQFNRILRATAYMFRFLRIVYAKLMKSEEPKGILTSEELLGARNILIKQTQCEYFKNEIKQLKTNNSGSLEKIVNTSNSLYKLSPYLDEDGLLRIRGRLDEARDVISETKRPIILPRGSRLTLLIIEDYHKRYHHRNHEIVVNEIRQKFYIPKLRQLVKKIRTNCQNCKVKFAKPKPPEMSPLPPCRLATFTAPFTHTGMDYFGPINVTVGRRTEKRWGALFTCLTTRAVHLEVAYKLDVDSFILCLTNFINRRGRPRHIYCDRGTNFIAAERVLKEELQKVDSKLIANSLISPELKFHFNAPLSPHMGGAWERLVKAVKISLYDSLPSRNPTDQLLYSCLIAAENIVNSRPLTYLPIESEESESLTPNHFLIGSSNGDKPIGFLNEDVKVFKFNYLYREQFANKCWRRFISEYIPELLLRAKWHKQVVPIK
- the LOC140444495 gene encoding uncharacterized protein, whose protein sequence is MTVMTFGATCSPSCAQFVKNTNAKKFSVEYPSAVDSIVKNHYVDDLLESTDTEDEAIQLEKEIALIHASGNFEIRNLRSNSKKLKIMNTHGNNEEVNLDIGNNKSMEKVLGMWWDVKGDNFIFNLKCNKGMKDVLSGLRKPTKREILQILMSVYDPLGLLANFLIYVKILLQEIWRSNISLDQPITNE
- the LOC140444496 gene encoding uncharacterized protein codes for the protein MQTVESHLLSADEESNAHQGTRFRILPVVLRNGSREVTIFAFLDEGSSVTLLEESIAKKLNIIGNPEQLCLKWTGNQQRLEDASEKVFFSIAGDYNGAKEFDHRPARTVRKLGLPKQTLGAKAIKESFPYLKNLPLKSYKNAVPQILIGLDNWDLALPLRVKEGLELQPIAAKSRLGWTIFAMFSNNDVEINYSYHICECSSESITNQELFNSVKDFFSVESLGVQNIKPSVSKELDRAIRIQESTLVQIGNQYKIGLLWKYDNLKLPNSKPMAIQRLECIERKIKKNPELGTKINQQIQDFLEKKYIRKLSEQELLEHQEKTWYLPIFPAFNTYKPDKFRLVWDAAATVQGISLNSMLLKGDDQLASLLGVLLRFRERKIGFSGDIKEMFLRVGIIEEDQHAQRFL